Proteins from a genomic interval of Marmoricola sp. OAE513:
- the ahcY gene encoding adenosylhomocysteinase, producing the protein MDYKVADLSLAAFGRKELTLAEHEMPGLMEMRRRYGASKPLAGARIAGSLHMTIQTGVLIETLTALGADVRWATCNIFSTQDHAAAAVVVGDGTPENPTGTPVFAWKGETLAEYWDEAEKVFQFKDAEGNPIGPNMILDDGGDITLLVHKGTEFEKAGAVPGQDSTDNEEYKEVLRVLARSLDNDPTYWTNIGAGIKGVTEETTTGVLRLYDRFKEGSLLFPAINVNDSVTKSKFDNKYGCRHSLIDGINRGTDVMIAGKTAVICGYGDVGKGSAESLRGQGARVIVTEIDPICALQAAMDGYEVKRLESVVEFADIFITTTGNFDIIRVEHFEKMKHQAIVGNIGHFDNEIDMAGLAKIPGIVKDEIKPQVHQWIFPDGKKVIVLSEGRLLNLGNATGHPSFVMSNSFTNQVLAQIELYTKLEEYPIGVYVLPKHLDEEVARLHLDAIGVELTVLNQAQADYLGVPVEGPFKSDHYRY; encoded by the coding sequence ATGGACTACAAGGTCGCCGACCTTTCCCTGGCCGCTTTCGGCCGCAAGGAGCTCACCCTCGCCGAGCACGAGATGCCTGGTCTGATGGAGATGCGTCGCCGTTACGGCGCGTCCAAGCCGCTCGCGGGCGCCCGCATCGCGGGCTCGCTGCACATGACGATCCAGACCGGTGTCCTCATCGAGACGCTGACCGCGCTCGGTGCCGACGTCCGCTGGGCCACCTGCAACATCTTCTCGACCCAGGACCACGCCGCCGCGGCGGTCGTCGTCGGTGACGGCACCCCCGAGAACCCGACCGGTACGCCGGTCTTCGCCTGGAAGGGCGAGACCCTCGCGGAGTACTGGGACGAGGCCGAGAAGGTCTTCCAGTTCAAGGACGCCGAGGGCAACCCGATCGGCCCGAACATGATCCTCGACGACGGTGGCGACATCACGCTGCTGGTCCACAAGGGCACCGAGTTCGAGAAGGCCGGCGCCGTCCCAGGCCAGGACTCCACTGACAACGAGGAGTACAAGGAGGTCCTCCGGGTCCTCGCGCGCTCCCTCGACAACGACCCGACGTACTGGACCAACATCGGTGCGGGCATCAAGGGTGTCACCGAGGAGACCACCACCGGTGTCCTGCGTCTGTACGACCGCTTCAAGGAGGGCTCGCTGCTCTTCCCGGCGATCAACGTCAACGACTCGGTCACCAAGTCGAAGTTCGACAACAAGTACGGCTGCCGCCACTCGCTGATCGACGGCATCAACCGTGGCACCGACGTGATGATCGCCGGCAAGACGGCCGTCATCTGCGGCTACGGCGACGTCGGCAAGGGTTCGGCCGAGTCGCTGCGCGGCCAGGGTGCTCGCGTCATCGTCACCGAGATCGACCCGATCTGCGCTCTGCAGGCGGCGATGGACGGCTACGAGGTCAAGCGCCTCGAGTCGGTCGTCGAGTTCGCCGACATCTTCATCACCACGACCGGAAACTTCGACATCATCCGCGTCGAGCACTTCGAGAAGATGAAGCACCAGGCGATCGTCGGCAACATCGGTCACTTCGACAACGAGATCGACATGGCCGGCCTGGCCAAGATCCCGGGCATCGTCAAGGACGAGATCAAGCCGCAGGTTCACCAGTGGATCTTCCCCGACGGCAAGAAGGTCATCGTGCTGTCCGAGGGTCGTCTGCTGAACCTCGGCAACGCGACCGGCCACCCGTCGTTCGTGATGTCGAACTCCTTCACCAACCAGGTCCTCGCGCAGATCGAGCTCTACACCAAGCTCGAGGAGTACCCGATCGGTGTCTACGTGCTGCCCAAGCACCTGGACGAGGAGGTCGCTCGCCTGCACCTCGACGCCATCGGCGTCGAGCTGACGGTGCTCAACCAGGCTCAGGCCGACTACCTCGGCGTGCCGGTCGAGGGTCCGTTCAAGTCGGACCACTACCGCTACTGA
- the mtrA gene encoding MtrAB system response regulator MtrA, giving the protein MNQPDQAGRARILVVDDDAALAEMLSLVLHNEGFQSRIVARGDEAYAAFVEYKPDLVLLDLMLPGTDGIEVCRQIRGTSGVPIVMLTAKSDTIDVVVGLESGADDYVAKPFKPKELIARIRARMRHFEAPALEVLDIGDLTIDVAGHSVTRRTDAGAPEPIALTPLEFDLLVCLARRPWQVFTREMLLEQVWGYQHAADTRLVNVHVQRLRAKVEHDVENPAIVVTVRGVGYKAGATASGEAEVPSDGDRPPA; this is encoded by the coding sequence GTGAACCAGCCGGACCAGGCCGGGCGGGCCCGCATCCTCGTCGTCGACGACGATGCGGCCCTCGCCGAGATGCTGTCGCTCGTCCTGCACAACGAAGGCTTCCAGAGCCGCATCGTTGCGCGCGGGGACGAGGCGTACGCAGCATTCGTCGAGTACAAGCCCGACCTGGTCCTGCTGGACCTGATGCTTCCCGGTACCGACGGGATCGAGGTCTGCCGCCAGATCCGCGGGACCTCCGGGGTACCGATCGTGATGCTGACGGCGAAGAGCGACACCATCGACGTCGTCGTCGGGCTGGAGTCGGGCGCGGACGACTACGTCGCGAAGCCGTTCAAGCCCAAGGAGCTCATTGCCCGCATCCGCGCCCGGATGCGGCACTTCGAGGCGCCGGCCCTCGAGGTCCTGGACATCGGCGACCTGACCATCGACGTCGCCGGCCACAGCGTCACCCGCAGGACCGACGCCGGCGCCCCCGAACCGATCGCGCTCACGCCGCTGGAGTTCGACCTGCTCGTCTGCCTGGCGCGCCGACCCTGGCAGGTCTTCACCCGCGAGATGCTCCTGGAGCAGGTCTGGGGCTACCAGCACGCCGCCGACACCCGTCTGGTCAACGTGCACGTCCAACGGCTGCGGGCGAAGGTCGAGCACGACGTCGAGAACCCGGCGATCGTCGTGACGGTGCGCGGGGTCGGCTACAAGGCCGGCGCGACCGCGTCGGGCGAGGCCGAGGTCCCCAGCGATGGCGACCGTCCTCCGGCCTGA
- the mtrB gene encoding MtrAB system histidine kinase MtrB: MATVLRPEALTRPFVAAFGFWRRSIRTRVVVAIVLLGALVAGTVGLFVSRQISDGLVASRVKASVAEATSETKAARERLASAGSSDFDPVTQLSQLVETLVTRGKIRGFDVVVLGPVTTSPGARTSATGIRTTPGIAADSVPARLRRVVERDNSIAWTYTRVRRISDDLGEGRPAVVVGSRVVLPSDGGTYTLYYLFRMSEEQRTLDLVRQSLLTSAVLLLLLTAGVVFLVTRQVITPVRLARRVAERIASGRLEERMHVHGEDDIARLAVSFNQMADALQQQIRQLVDVSRVQRQFVSDVSHELRTPLTTVRMAGDVLHDSREGFDPVAGRAAELLQNELDRFENLLADLLEISRFDADAAGLDLSEVNLVDVAHRVVDQADPLARTRGVTVILRTPIPCIAEVDERRIERVLRNLVSNAIDHANVRGDSRVIVTAGADAHAVSITVRDYGVGLAPGQLQMVFNRFWRADPARARTTGGTGLGLAISLADTQLHGGWLQVWGAPGAGAQFRMTVPRRAGDPLGHSPLPLVPPDADTGEKS; encoded by the coding sequence ATGGCGACCGTCCTCCGGCCTGAGGCCCTCACGCGCCCGTTCGTCGCGGCGTTCGGGTTCTGGCGACGCTCCATCCGGACCCGGGTGGTCGTCGCGATCGTGCTCCTGGGTGCCCTGGTCGCCGGCACGGTCGGACTGTTCGTGAGCCGGCAGATCTCCGACGGTCTGGTGGCCAGTCGGGTCAAGGCCTCGGTGGCCGAGGCGACCAGCGAGACCAAGGCGGCGCGCGAGCGGCTCGCGTCGGCCGGCAGCAGCGACTTCGACCCGGTCACCCAGCTCAGCCAGCTCGTCGAGACCCTGGTCACGCGCGGAAAGATCCGCGGCTTCGACGTGGTCGTGCTGGGTCCCGTCACCACCTCTCCCGGGGCGAGGACGTCCGCGACCGGGATCCGGACCACGCCGGGCATCGCTGCGGACAGCGTCCCCGCACGGTTGCGCCGGGTGGTCGAGCGCGACAACAGCATCGCCTGGACCTACACCCGGGTCCGCCGGATCTCCGACGACCTGGGCGAGGGGCGGCCGGCCGTCGTGGTCGGCTCCCGGGTCGTGCTGCCGTCGGACGGCGGCACCTACACCCTCTACTACCTGTTCCGCATGAGCGAGGAACAGCGCACCCTGGACCTGGTCCGGCAGTCGCTGCTGACCTCCGCCGTGCTGCTCCTGCTGCTCACCGCCGGAGTGGTCTTCCTCGTCACCCGGCAGGTGATCACGCCGGTGCGGCTGGCCCGACGGGTCGCCGAGCGGATCGCCTCGGGGCGTCTGGAGGAGCGGATGCACGTGCACGGGGAGGACGACATCGCGCGGCTCGCCGTGTCGTTCAACCAGATGGCCGACGCGCTCCAGCAGCAGATCCGCCAGCTCGTCGACGTCTCCCGGGTCCAGCGGCAGTTCGTCTCCGACGTCTCCCACGAGCTCCGCACCCCGCTCACGACCGTGCGGATGGCCGGGGACGTGCTGCACGACTCGCGCGAGGGCTTCGACCCGGTGGCCGGGCGGGCGGCCGAGCTGCTCCAGAACGAGCTGGACCGCTTCGAGAACCTGCTCGCCGACCTGCTGGAGATCAGCCGTTTCGACGCCGATGCTGCCGGCCTGGACCTGTCCGAGGTGAACCTCGTCGACGTGGCCCACCGGGTCGTCGACCAGGCCGACCCGCTGGCGCGGACCCGCGGGGTGACGGTCATCCTGCGGACGCCGATCCCGTGCATCGCCGAGGTCGACGAGCGCCGGATCGAGCGGGTGCTGCGCAACCTCGTCTCCAACGCCATCGACCACGCCAACGTCCGCGGCGACTCGCGGGTGATCGTGACGGCCGGCGCGGACGCGCACGCGGTCTCGATCACGGTGCGCGACTACGGGGTCGGCCTCGCGCCGGGCCAGCTGCAGATGGTCTTCAACCGGTTCTGGCGCGCCGACCCGGCCCGGGCCCGCACGACCGGGGGAACCGGTCTCGGCCTGGCTATCTCGCTCGCCGACACCCAGCTGCACGGTGGTTGGCTGCAGGTCTGGGGAGCACCGGGCGCGGGGGCACAGTTCCGGATGACCGTGCCGCGCCGGGCCGGCGACCCGCTCGGCCACAGCCCGCTGCCGCTCGTACCGCCCGACGCCGACACGGGGGAGAAGTCGTGA
- a CDS encoding GerMN domain-containing protein, with translation MSTYRHRALPLLALLLAALVAAGCSTLPSSGEVHTQPDAAADGSGQAPYFAPPGPVAGADREAIVRGFLLATQANPPSTSVARSFLTDQARITWKPTSTIVYDAPTLETRADSVRARLSGAHRLDQRGSWTGGSAPSSLDVDFNLSLENGEWRISNPPAAMPVPFSYFGSLYVPFLVYFFDRTGTVLVPSRVYLPLGEQIPSSLVRSLLAGPTDVRRAATATAFRSGIDLDLSVVVSDDGIAEIPMSKQIQRLSPGELYRVVLQLTATLRQLPGLVKIRITVDGIPVPLVNGQTDVSVDLAPEFDPVAAAGRNFVGVAEGRVVRQDGDSTKAVGGPLGAPGFALRSVAESVPRATYAGVSASGRRAYEAPASGSPQGSRVRSVVTGASNLLKPVYDRFGGLWLVDATPAGAVVHLVTDGRDRIVQVPGVSGRRVSAFTVTRDGTSLVAGLATTPAPTLVVDSLIRSENGQVLRAKADQRVVVTQADLAPIIDLGQDSATSVAVLTQNATQGTSGSGRVFSVELDGSPGVPGAVSTDPVPGRLAALLASPDDRLPLRVVTQDGRLLTQQGSGEWTRSGGEILAAAYPQ, from the coding sequence GTGAGCACCTACCGCCACCGTGCGCTGCCGCTGCTGGCCCTGCTGCTCGCCGCCCTGGTCGCGGCCGGCTGCTCGACGCTGCCCTCCAGCGGCGAGGTGCACACCCAGCCGGACGCCGCGGCGGACGGGTCCGGGCAGGCGCCGTACTTCGCGCCTCCGGGCCCGGTCGCCGGGGCCGACCGCGAGGCGATCGTCCGCGGCTTCCTGCTGGCCACCCAGGCGAACCCGCCGAGCACCTCGGTGGCGCGGTCGTTCCTCACCGATCAGGCCCGGATCACCTGGAAGCCGACCAGCACGATCGTCTACGACGCCCCGACCCTGGAGACGCGGGCGGACAGCGTCCGGGCGAGGCTGTCGGGGGCGCACCGCCTCGACCAGCGCGGCAGCTGGACCGGAGGCTCCGCCCCGTCGTCGCTCGACGTGGACTTCAACCTGTCGCTGGAGAACGGCGAGTGGCGGATCTCCAACCCGCCCGCGGCGATGCCGGTCCCGTTCTCCTACTTCGGCAGCCTCTACGTGCCGTTCCTCGTCTACTTCTTCGACCGCACCGGCACCGTGCTGGTGCCGTCGCGGGTGTACCTGCCCCTGGGGGAGCAGATCCCCTCCAGCCTCGTCCGCAGCCTGCTCGCGGGACCGACCGACGTCCGGCGGGCCGCGACCGCGACCGCTTTCCGCTCGGGCATCGACCTCGACCTGTCCGTGGTGGTCAGCGACGACGGCATCGCGGAGATCCCGATGTCGAAGCAGATCCAGCGGCTCTCGCCCGGCGAGCTCTACCGGGTGGTGCTCCAGCTGACCGCGACGCTGCGTCAGCTGCCGGGCCTGGTGAAGATCAGGATCACCGTGGACGGCATCCCGGTGCCGCTGGTCAACGGCCAGACCGACGTGAGCGTCGACCTGGCCCCGGAGTTCGACCCGGTCGCGGCGGCAGGGCGCAATTTCGTCGGTGTCGCCGAGGGGCGCGTCGTACGCCAGGACGGCGACAGCACCAAGGCTGTCGGAGGTCCGCTCGGCGCGCCCGGGTTCGCGCTCCGCTCGGTCGCCGAGAGCGTGCCGCGGGCCACGTACGCCGGGGTCTCGGCCAGCGGGCGGCGCGCCTACGAGGCCCCCGCCTCGGGGTCCCCGCAGGGGTCCCGGGTCCGTAGCGTCGTCACCGGCGCCAGCAACCTGCTGAAGCCGGTCTACGACCGGTTCGGCGGGCTCTGGCTGGTCGATGCGACCCCGGCGGGCGCCGTGGTCCACCTGGTCACCGACGGTCGCGACCGGATCGTGCAGGTGCCCGGTGTCTCGGGCCGCCGGGTCTCGGCCTTCACGGTGACCCGCGACGGGACCTCCCTGGTCGCGGGGCTCGCCACCACGCCGGCCCCGACCCTGGTGGTGGACTCGTTGATCCGGTCCGAGAACGGGCAGGTGCTGCGCGCGAAGGCGGACCAGCGGGTCGTGGTGACCCAGGCCGACCTGGCGCCGATCATCGACCTCGGCCAGGACTCGGCCACGAGCGTGGCGGTGCTCACCCAGAACGCGACCCAGGGGACGAGCGGGAGCGGACGGGTCTTCAGCGTCGAGCTCGACGGTTCTCCGGGGGTCCCCGGCGCCGTCTCGACCGATCCGGTCCCCGGCAGGTTGGCTGCCCTGCTGGCCAGCCCGGACGACCGGCTCCCGCTCCGGGTGGTCACCCAGGACGGCCGGTTGCTGACCCAGCAGGGCTCGGGGGAGTGGACCCGCAGCGGGGGCGAGATCCTCGCAGCGGCCTACCCGCAGTAG
- a CDS encoding ComF family protein gives MWQEWVDLAFGGRCAVCAEPGRPLCSGCNAALPGDGRRVRPVPEPVGLAPTYAAGWYDVPLKPMVLAHKEHQVHGLAVPLGNVLGGVVASAAPGRADLLLVPVPSSPASVRRRGHDPTARMVAAAARTLRRTGRVAHAVALLRHRGAVEDQAGLDAAGRTANLAGAFVVVARAQRRLAGRRLLVVVCDDVVTTGATAREAQRALAGVGLPVAAVAAVAATRKRSGAASEDPWGTVPHGPRCH, from the coding sequence GTGTGGCAGGAGTGGGTCGACCTCGCGTTCGGTGGCCGGTGCGCGGTGTGCGCGGAACCGGGGCGGCCGCTCTGCTCCGGGTGCAACGCCGCGCTGCCCGGGGACGGCCGGCGGGTACGACCGGTGCCCGAGCCGGTCGGCCTCGCCCCGACGTACGCCGCCGGTTGGTACGACGTGCCGCTGAAGCCGATGGTGCTCGCTCACAAGGAGCACCAGGTGCACGGCCTCGCGGTGCCGCTGGGCAACGTGCTCGGCGGGGTCGTCGCCTCGGCCGCCCCGGGGCGCGCGGACCTGCTCCTGGTGCCGGTGCCGTCGAGCCCGGCCAGCGTCCGCCGGCGCGGCCACGACCCGACCGCACGGATGGTGGCCGCAGCGGCCAGGACGCTGCGGCGTACCGGGAGGGTGGCGCACGCGGTCGCCCTGCTGCGCCACCGCGGCGCCGTGGAGGACCAGGCGGGTCTGGATGCCGCCGGGCGCACCGCGAACCTGGCCGGGGCGTTCGTGGTGGTGGCACGCGCCCAACGCCGGCTGGCCGGACGTCGGCTCCTCGTGGTGGTGTGCGACGACGTCGTGACCACCGGGGCGACCGCGCGGGAGGCCCAGCGAGCCCTGGCCGGCGTCGGGCTCCCGGTCGCGGCGGTGGCCGCGGTCGCCGCCACGCGCAAACGCTCGGGGGCGGCCTCGGAGGACCCGTGGGGGACCGTCCCGCACGGTCCTCGATGTCACTGA